From Laspinema palackyanum D2c, the proteins below share one genomic window:
- the aspS gene encoding aspartate--tRNA ligase — MRTYYCGQLRSEHIGETVTLCGWVDRRRDHGGVIFLDLRDRSGVVQIVSDPQRTPTSYKEAETIRGEYVLRITGRVSSRPSDSLNPNLPTGEIEVYVDRIELLNAVHKLMPFPVSSGQTETVREELRLKYRYLDLRRERMSRNLQLRHQVVKAMRRFLEDEYGFIEIETPMLTRSTPEGARDYLVPSRVNAGEWYALPQSPQLFKQLLMVSGLDRYYQMARCFRDEDLRADRQPEFTQLDMEMSFMSQEEILQLNESLVCHIFKTVKGIDIPRPFPRLTYAESMSRYGTDRPDTRYGMELVDVSDLVKDSGFKVFSGAISAGGIVKVLPIPGGNSAISNVRIKPGGDLFKEAAEAGAKGLAYIRVKDNGEIDTIGAIKDNLSPEQKQELLSRTGAQSGDLLLFGAGDTATVNKTLDRLRQSVARLLGMIDETKLNLLWITDFPMFEWNADEKRLEATHHPFTAPNPEDIDDLKNARAQAYDLVYNGLEIGGGSLRIYQREVQERVFEAIGLSQEEANNKFGFLMEAFEYGTPPHGGIAYGLDRLVMLLASEESIRDVIAFPKTQQARCLLTGAPATIDAIQLKELHVASTVKPKQA, encoded by the coding sequence ATGCGAACCTACTATTGCGGCCAACTCCGAAGCGAACATATTGGAGAAACTGTTACTCTGTGTGGATGGGTAGACCGCCGACGAGATCATGGTGGAGTCATTTTCTTGGATTTGCGAGATAGGAGTGGCGTCGTCCAAATCGTTTCTGACCCCCAGCGCACCCCCACCTCCTACAAAGAGGCGGAAACCATCCGAGGTGAATATGTCCTCCGCATCACCGGACGGGTCAGCTCACGTCCTAGCGATTCCCTCAATCCCAACTTACCCACGGGAGAGATAGAAGTCTACGTCGATCGCATTGAATTACTCAATGCCGTCCATAAACTGATGCCGTTCCCCGTTTCCAGTGGACAGACGGAAACTGTGCGCGAAGAGTTACGCCTGAAATATCGCTATCTAGATCTCCGTCGGGAACGGATGTCGCGAAATCTACAACTGCGTCATCAAGTGGTTAAAGCCATGCGCCGCTTCCTGGAAGATGAATATGGCTTTATCGAAATTGAAACCCCGATGCTGACCCGTTCTACCCCAGAAGGTGCGCGAGATTATCTCGTCCCTTCCCGGGTAAATGCCGGTGAATGGTATGCTTTGCCGCAGTCGCCGCAATTATTCAAACAGTTGTTAATGGTTTCGGGTTTAGATCGCTATTATCAAATGGCCCGATGCTTCCGCGATGAAGATTTGCGCGCCGATCGCCAGCCGGAATTTACTCAGTTGGACATGGAAATGAGTTTCATGTCCCAAGAAGAAATTCTCCAACTGAATGAATCTTTAGTTTGCCATATCTTTAAAACGGTTAAGGGCATTGATATCCCCCGTCCTTTCCCCCGGTTAACCTACGCCGAATCGATGTCTCGGTACGGCACCGATCGCCCGGATACTCGCTATGGCATGGAATTGGTCGATGTGTCGGATTTGGTGAAAGATTCCGGATTTAAGGTATTTTCTGGAGCAATTTCTGCCGGTGGAATTGTCAAAGTGTTACCCATTCCCGGTGGCAATAGTGCCATTTCCAATGTCCGCATCAAACCCGGTGGAGATTTATTCAAGGAAGCCGCCGAAGCGGGTGCTAAAGGGTTGGCTTACATCCGGGTTAAAGATAACGGAGAAATCGATACGATTGGGGCAATTAAAGATAATTTAAGCCCAGAACAGAAGCAAGAGTTACTCTCACGGACGGGTGCACAATCGGGAGATTTACTGTTATTCGGGGCCGGAGATACAGCAACAGTGAATAAAACCCTCGATCGCCTCCGCCAATCCGTCGCTCGTCTGTTGGGGATGATTGATGAAACCAAGCTCAATCTACTCTGGATTACCGATTTTCCGATGTTTGAGTGGAATGCTGATGAAAAGCGTTTAGAAGCAACTCATCACCCCTTTACCGCGCCTAACCCCGAAGATATCGACGACCTCAAAAATGCTCGGGCTCAAGCTTATGACTTGGTTTATAACGGGTTGGAAATCGGCGGCGGTAGTCTGCGGATTTATCAGCGTGAGGTTCAAGAACGGGTGTTTGAGGCGATCGGCTTATCCCAGGAAGAAGCGAATAACAAGTTTGGCTTTTTAATGGAGGCGTTTGAGTATGGCACTCCACCCCACGGCGGTATTGCTTATGGTTTAGACCGCTTGGTGATGTTGTTAGCCTCGGAAGAGTCCATTCGAGATGTGATTGCCTTCCCGAAAACCCAGCAAGCTCGATGTTTGTTAACGGGAGCTCCCGCTACCATTGATGCCATTCAGTTGAAGGAATTGCACGTTGCTTCTACGGTTAAGCCTAAACAGGCTTAA
- a CDS encoding STAS domain-containing protein translates to MSNKPMSSDIKFEVVRPQGILDGTQANVFRREVRDRLDNQANIVLVNLQDVTFIDSSGLGALVSALKMVRTAGAKMVICSINDQVRMLFELTSMDRVFKVYPNEEAFENEVKNPEVSSDI, encoded by the coding sequence ATGAGTAACAAACCGATGAGTTCTGATATCAAGTTTGAAGTCGTCCGTCCCCAGGGCATTTTAGATGGGACCCAGGCCAATGTCTTTCGCCGTGAAGTGCGCGATCGCCTGGACAACCAAGCCAATATTGTCCTCGTCAATCTCCAGGATGTCACGTTTATTGATAGTTCCGGTCTAGGGGCTTTAGTCTCCGCCCTGAAAATGGTGCGAACTGCGGGGGCAAAAATGGTCATCTGTTCCATTAATGATCAGGTCAGAATGTTATTTGAACTAACCAGCATGGACCGGGTATTTAAAGTTTATCCTAATGAAGAAGCTTTTGAAAATGAAGTGAAAAACCCTGAAGTAAGCTCCGATATCTAA